GATGGCAGCGGGACTCGCCGACGACCTGCTCGGCACCACTCTGCTCGCCACGACCGCGCCGGTCGTGATCGCCCCGGCGATGCACACCGAGATGTGGCGCCACCCGGCGACGCAGGCGAACGTCGCGACGCTGCGCGATCGCGGTGTCGCCATCCTCGGCCCGGGAGAGGGCGAGCTGACCGGCGGCGATTCCGGACCGGGGCGGATGCTCGAGCCCGAGCAGATCATGGCGGGGGCGCTCGCCCTGCTCGACGACGAAGAATCGGGACCGAACTCCGAGCAGGACCTCGACGGCCTGCGGGTCGCAGTGTCGGCCGGCGGCACCCGCGAGCCCCTCGATCCCGTGCGCTTCCTCGGCAACCGCTCCAGCGGGAGGCAGGGCACAGCCCTCGCCATCGCCGCCGCAGACCGCGGCGCGGAGGTGGTGCTCGTCGCCGCGCACGTCGACGGTGCGGTGCTGGCGGATGCCGAACGGCATCCGCTCATCCGCATCGAGCACGTCGGCACCGCAGCCGAACTCGGCGACGCGATGCGCCGGGCATCGGAGGAGGCCGCGGTGATCGTGATGGCCGCGGCCGTCGCCGACTACCGTCCGGCCGACGTGTCCGACCGCAAGCTCACCAAGGACTCCGGCCCGCTCGAGAGCATCGAGCTGGTGCAGAACGAGGACATCGTGGCTCATCTGGCCGCTCGGCGGCATCCGGGTCAGGTGATCGTCGCGTTCGCGGCCGAGACCGCAGACGACGGCGACGAGCTGATCGAGCGCGCGCGGCGCAAGCGCGAGCGCAAGGGCGTCGATCTGCTCGTGGTGAACGAGGTCGGCTGGGAGCGCGGTTTCGAGTCGGGGCAGAACACCGTGCACGTCATCGGCGACGGGGGTGCGGTTCTCGCCAGGGCATCCGGGACTAAGCGCTCAGTGGCCGACGACGTCTGGGACGTCATCGCCGACGTGCTGGCCTGAGAAGCGGCGGCTCAGCCGCCGATGTACGACATCTCGATGCGCTTGCGCTGCGTGCGAAGCGCCGGGGTGAGCCCCGCGCGGATCTCGGAGTAGCGGTCGTCTCGTCCGCCCCAGATGGATGCCATGGCCGCCGCAAGCTCGACATCGTCGGCTCCGCCGCGCATGAGCGCGCGCAGGTCGTGGCCCTGGGAGGCGAACAGGCAGGTGAACAGCCTCCCCTCAGTCGAGATGCGCGCACGCGTGCAGGTGCCGCAGAACGCGTTGGTCACACTGGAGATGGCGCCGATCTCGCCGCCGCCGTCGGTGTAGCGCCAGCGTTTCGCGGTCTCGCCGAGCACCGCGGGGGCGACCGGCTCGAGCGGGAACACCGCGCCGATCCGCTCGATGATCTCGGCCGACGGCACCACCTCATCGAGAGACCAGCCGTTGGTGTTGCCGACGTCCATGTACTCGATGAAGCGCAGCGTGTAGGGGGTGCCCTTGAAGTGCCGCGCCATGTCGACGATCTCACCGTCGTTCACGCCGCGCTTGACGACCATGTTGAGCCGGATCGGCCCGAGGCCGGCCTCGTGCGCCGCGTCGATGCCGTCGAGCACTCGGCTGACCGGGAAGCGCACGTCGTTCATGCTCTGGAAGAGGGCGTCGTCGAGTGAGTCGACCGACACCGTCACCCGCTTCAGGCCTGCGGCCTTCAGTGCCTGCGCCTTGACCGCGAGGGCGGAGCCGTTGGTGGTCAGGGCCAGGTCGAGCGGTCGGCCCTCCGGGGTGCGGATGGCGGCGAGCTGCTCGATCAGTTGCTCGATGCCGCGGCGCAGCAGCGGCTCGCCTCCGGTCAGGCGGAGCTTGTGCACCCCGTGCGCGGCGGCGACGGTGGCGATGCGGGTGATCTCTTCGAAGCTGAGCAGCTCGTCACGGTCGAGAAAGGCGTAGTCGCGCCCGAAGATCTCCTTGGGCATGCAGTAGACACAGCGGAAGTTGCAGCGGTCGGTCACCGAGATGCGCAGGTCGCGCAGGGGGCGCTCGAGCCGGTCGGTGAGCGCGGTCGACGGGCCGGCCAGACGGCCCTCGCCGTCGATTCGCCTGCTCGCCATGATCTCGTCCTCTCGCGTTGAAACGCTAGCACCGGATGCCTGGGTGCGGACCCGCTGAAGCCCGTATCAATTGCCGCTGAAGTGCATTTGTCGCCGTAGCGTGAAATGCGCGCGGGAATTGTCTGGACGGGACGAAATGGTGTTGCTATTCTTGGACAGCCGCAATATCC
The window above is part of the Microbacterium sp. nov. GSS16 genome. Proteins encoded here:
- the moaA gene encoding GTP 3',8-cyclase MoaA gives rise to the protein MASRRIDGEGRLAGPSTALTDRLERPLRDLRISVTDRCNFRCVYCMPKEIFGRDYAFLDRDELLSFEEITRIATVAAAHGVHKLRLTGGEPLLRRGIEQLIEQLAAIRTPEGRPLDLALTTNGSALAVKAQALKAAGLKRVTVSVDSLDDALFQSMNDVRFPVSRVLDGIDAAHEAGLGPIRLNMVVKRGVNDGEIVDMARHFKGTPYTLRFIEYMDVGNTNGWSLDEVVPSAEIIERIGAVFPLEPVAPAVLGETAKRWRYTDGGGEIGAISSVTNAFCGTCTRARISTEGRLFTCLFASQGHDLRALMRGGADDVELAAAMASIWGGRDDRYSEIRAGLTPALRTQRKRIEMSYIGG
- the coaBC gene encoding bifunctional phosphopantothenoylcysteine decarboxylase/phosphopantothenate--cysteine ligase CoaBC produces the protein MNIVVAVTGGIAAYKSVHLVRLLITAGHEVTVVPTEDALRFVGLPTWEAISRRPVTTSVHEDVAQVRHVALGQAAELVIVAPATANTIAKMAAGLADDLLGTTLLATTAPVVIAPAMHTEMWRHPATQANVATLRDRGVAILGPGEGELTGGDSGPGRMLEPEQIMAGALALLDDEESGPNSEQDLDGLRVAVSAGGTREPLDPVRFLGNRSSGRQGTALAIAAADRGAEVVLVAAHVDGAVLADAERHPLIRIEHVGTAAELGDAMRRASEEAAVIVMAAAVADYRPADVSDRKLTKDSGPLESIELVQNEDIVAHLAARRHPGQVIVAFAAETADDGDELIERARRKRERKGVDLLVVNEVGWERGFESGQNTVHVIGDGGAVLARASGTKRSVADDVWDVIADVLA